One Mauremys mutica isolate MM-2020 ecotype Southern chromosome 9, ASM2049712v1, whole genome shotgun sequence DNA segment encodes these proteins:
- the LOC123377978 gene encoding transcription cofactor HES-6-like, whose product MTATAMASNVQKLSNTKEERKLRKPLIERKRRERINNCLEQLKEAVVGAFCLDQSKLEKADILEMTVKHLQNIQNNKIMADSKVGLEAQQRYSTGYIQCMHEVHNLLLTCEWMDKTLGARLLNHLLKSLPRSSEETCKAALRSSPPAHQSHTVQKSPICNKGNTSGSSPAQDQFYPVEEKQALNNSFQPQPLSLFSQPDVPPSSQILRANFSHNNPSMGSLDMWRPW is encoded by the exons ATGACTGCCACGGCTATGGCCAGCAATGTGCAGAAACTTTCCAACACCAAAGAGGAAAGGAAG TTAAGAAAGCCTCTAATTGAGCGAAAGCGAAGGGAAAGGATTAACAACTGCTTGGAGCAACTGAAGGAAGCAGTCGTTGGTGCATTTTGTTTGGAC caatcTAAACTTGAAAAAGCAGATATCCTTGAAATGACAGTAAAGCATCTCCAGAATATCCAAAACAACAAGATCATGG CAGATTCCAAAGTGGGTCTCGAAGCTCAGCAGAGGTACAGCACTGGATATATTCAGTGTATGCATGAGGTTCACAACCTTCTCCTGACCTGTGAATGGATGGACAAGACTCTTGGGGCACGATTATTAAATCATCTCCTGAAATCCTTACCCAGATCCAGCGAGGAGACCTGCAAAGCAGCCTTAAGGTCCTCGCCTCCTGCTCACCAGTCCCACACAGTGCAGAAATCCCCTATCTGCAATAAGGGGAATACCTCAGGGTCAAGTCCAGCTCAGGACCAGTTCTATCCTGTGGAGGAAAAACAAGCTTTGAACAATTCATTTCAACCACAACCATTATCTCTCTTTAGTCAGCCTGATGTGCCACCTTCCAGCCAGATCTTGCGGGCAAATTTTTCTCATAATAACCCTAGTATGGGATCATTAGATATGTGGAGACCAtggtaa